A part of Onthophagus taurus isolate NC chromosome 7, IU_Otau_3.0, whole genome shotgun sequence genomic DNA contains:
- the LOC111429208 gene encoding uncharacterized protein isoform X2 yields the protein MYLQNIIKYAYLNEFVFYDIIYPEFVKYEEKKGVKEIFRSIPKCYKIHRDDGQETIFLENLKIQGFKQHNRKEPMNDEHIKLVLEELAHFHSISFATKNENEEKFKELVKNICCVNTTLNLNDFSDTMEYISNYALARLDPIRDNKYYDIFKDFTLNVSDFLKSLDDLVTNNIVVTHGDLHNNNLIFKYHNGSPKEVRIFDWQLMRLTTPIVDVSLFFYSSCNEDQLKRLDNFLQIYHNKLTDCVQNLIGTKEPIYSYETFLNEWKIFARYGLVVGFLLQKILLTDADVINQQKLETENNIPSMKDIMASFELQNSREWERRIKALISHFIESDFLKPINFCKK from the exons ATGTATTTACAGAATATAATCAAATACGCGTATTTAAacgaatttgttttttacgaTATAATATATCCTGAATTCGTAAAATATGAAGAGAAAAAAGGAGTCAAGGAAATATTTCGTTCGATAcctaaatgttataaaatacaCAGAGACGACGGACaggaaacaatttttttggaaaacttaaaaattcaaGGATTTAAACAACATAATCGAAAAGAACCTATGAACGATGAACATATTAAACTCGTTTTGGAAGAATTGGCTCATTTTCATTCTATTTCTTTCGCgactaaaaatgaaaatgaagagAAATTTAAGGAATTagtgaaaaatatttgttgtgTTAACACTACGTTAAATCTTAACGATTTTAGTGATACGATGGagtatatatcaaattatgcATTAGCCAGATTAGATCCAATTCgagataataaatattacgatatttttaaagatttcacTTTGAATGTATCggactttttaaaaagtttggaTGATTTAGTTACAAATAACATTGTTGTGACACATGGGGATCTtcataataacaatttaatatttaaatatcac AATGGTTCTCCAAAAGAAGTTCGTATTTTTGATTGGCAATTAATGAGATTAACAACACCGATTGTTGATGTatcgctatttttttatagcagTTGTAATGAAGATCAATTAAAACGGCTCGATAACTTCCTCCAAATTTATCACAACAAATTAACCGATTGCGTACAAAACTTAATAGGTACAAAAGAACCAATTTATTCGTATGAAACGTTTTTAAACGAATGGAAAATTTTTGCCCGATATGGACTCGTGGTGGGATTTTTGctacaaaaaattttgcttACCGACGCTGACGTAATCAATCAACAGAAGTTAGaaactgaaaataatatacCATCTATGAAAGATATAATGGCGAGTTTTGAATTACAAAACTCTAGAGAATGGGAAAGAAGAATTAAAGCGTTAATTTCTCATTTTATAGAATCTGATTTTCTAAAAcctataaatttttgtaaaaaataa
- the LOC111429209 gene encoding uncharacterized protein — MINGITLDDSVQDAIKNIKINLKFDKNTDVKVSEGSASGDGYASKTCAVQLKSNEKKLDLFVKYFPIDTIQQKEVIIKLFNNETRFYDQIYPIFEKFQLYKNVKAPFNNVPKYFNPGETRGLKPIVLENLKVEGFDLRNRQELIDEEHLCLALKAFGKLHATGFALKDQDFETFLKITDGVKDVLADTIVESGFDKVIGSCITQFIESLDPKEDKDILRASNGLQESVVDFIRNIPEFQGRYCTFLQGDCWSNNMMFLYKGSNKPLGIKLIDWQIIRVNYPVFDLSYFFYSAATSKMLGNWENYMGIYHKYFSEHCRNLGSDPNELYPFEVLKEHWRKYSKYGLGMAFLLVKAMLYDKDEAPDLAKSLEGDKIDANIFNNKTRHQDVYDRKMKDIFRHFIVNKFI, encoded by the exons ATGATTAACGGAATAACTTTAGATGATAGTGTTCAAGATgcgattaaaaatattaaaataaatttaaagtttgataaaaataccGATGTGAAAGTGTCTGAAGGATCAGCTTCCGGTGATGGTTACGCTTCAAAAACTTGCGCCGTCCAATTAAAAtcgaatgaaaaaaaattagatttgttCGTAAAATACTTTCCGATCGACACCATCCAACAAAAAGAAgtgattataaaattatttaacaatgAGACTCGATTTTACGATCAAATTTACCCGATCTTCGaaaaatttcaactttataaaaacgTTAAAGCCCCTTTTAATAACGTACCGAAATATTTTAATCCGGGTGAAACTCGCGGGTTAAAACCGATCGTTTTAGAGAACTTAAAAGTTGAAGGATTCGATTTACGTAATCGACAAGAATTGATAGACGAGGAACATTTATGTTTAGCTTTGAAAGCGTTTGGGAAACTTCACGCCACCGGTTTTGCCTTGAAAGATCAagattttgaaacatttttgaagataacCGATGGGGTTAAAGACGTTTTAGCCGATACGATTGTTGAGAGTGGGTTCGATAAAGTTATCGGAAGCTGTATTACGCAGTTTATTGAAAGTTTAGATCCGAAGGAagataaagatattttaagagCTTCGAATGGTTTGCAAGAAAGTGTTGTggattttataagaaatattcCGGAGTTTCAAGGAAGATATTGTACTTTTTTGCAAGGCGATTGTTGGTCAAATAATATGATGTTTTTGTATaag ggttcgAATAAGCCGTTAGGGATTAAATTAATCGATTGGCAAATTATAAGGGTTAATTACCCGGTTTTTGATTTAAGCTACTTCTTCTACAGCGCTGCAACTTCGAAAATGTTGGGAAATTGGGAGAATTACATGGGTATTTATCATAAATACTTTAGTGAGCATTGCAGAAATCTTGGGAGTGACCCAAATGAGTTATACCCTTTTGAGGTTCTTAAGGAACATTGGAGGAAGTACTCGAAATACGGATTGGGGATGGCGTTTTTGCTTGTTAAAGCGATGCTTTATGACAAGGATGAAGCACCTGATTTAGCGAAATCTTTGGAAGGTGATAAAATTGATGcgaatatatttaataacaaaacgaGACATCAAGATGTTTACGATAGAAAAATGAAGGATATATTTAGGCATTTTATcgttaacaaatttatttaa
- the LOC111429208 gene encoding uncharacterized protein isoform X1, translating to MNNTIYLKIENLLYLLAVEKEIDDAQITVKSDVNGGDGFLGNYYIAEVKGKDKKLDVFIKTIRIAGMYLQNIIKYAYLNEFVFYDIIYPEFVKYEEKKGVKEIFRSIPKCYKIHRDDGQETIFLENLKIQGFKQHNRKEPMNDEHIKLVLEELAHFHSISFATKNENEEKFKELVKNICCVNTTLNLNDFSDTMEYISNYALARLDPIRDNKYYDIFKDFTLNVSDFLKSLDDLVTNNIVVTHGDLHNNNLIFKYHNGSPKEVRIFDWQLMRLTTPIVDVSLFFYSSCNEDQLKRLDNFLQIYHNKLTDCVQNLIGTKEPIYSYETFLNEWKIFARYGLVVGFLLQKILLTDADVINQQKLETENNIPSMKDIMASFELQNSREWERRIKALISHFIESDFLKPINFCKK from the exons ATGAACAACACTATCtatttaaaaatcgaaaatttattgtatttattagctgttgaaaaagaaattgatgaCGCTCAAATAACTGTGAAATCTGACGTAAACGGTGGTGATGGATTTTTGGGAAACTATTACATCGCTGAAGTTAAaggaaaagataaaaaattggatgttttcataaaaactataagaatAGCAGGAATGTATTTACAGAATATAATCAAATACGCGTATTTAAacgaatttgttttttacgaTATAATATATCCTGAATTCGTAAAATATGAAGAGAAAAAAGGAGTCAAGGAAATATTTCGTTCGATAcctaaatgttataaaatacaCAGAGACGACGGACaggaaacaatttttttggaaaacttaaaaattcaaGGATTTAAACAACATAATCGAAAAGAACCTATGAACGATGAACATATTAAACTCGTTTTGGAAGAATTGGCTCATTTTCATTCTATTTCTTTCGCgactaaaaatgaaaatgaagagAAATTTAAGGAATTagtgaaaaatatttgttgtgTTAACACTACGTTAAATCTTAACGATTTTAGTGATACGATGGagtatatatcaaattatgcATTAGCCAGATTAGATCCAATTCgagataataaatattacgatatttttaaagatttcacTTTGAATGTATCggactttttaaaaagtttggaTGATTTAGTTACAAATAACATTGTTGTGACACATGGGGATCTtcataataacaatttaatatttaaatatcac AATGGTTCTCCAAAAGAAGTTCGTATTTTTGATTGGCAATTAATGAGATTAACAACACCGATTGTTGATGTatcgctatttttttatagcagTTGTAATGAAGATCAATTAAAACGGCTCGATAACTTCCTCCAAATTTATCACAACAAATTAACCGATTGCGTACAAAACTTAATAGGTACAAAAGAACCAATTTATTCGTATGAAACGTTTTTAAACGAATGGAAAATTTTTGCCCGATATGGACTCGTGGTGGGATTTTTGctacaaaaaattttgcttACCGACGCTGACGTAATCAATCAACAGAAGTTAGaaactgaaaataatatacCATCTATGAAAGATATAATGGCGAGTTTTGAATTACAAAACTCTAGAGAATGGGAAAGAAGAATTAAAGCGTTAATTTCTCATTTTATAGAATCTGATTTTCTAAAAcctataaatttttgtaaaaaataa
- the LOC111429137 gene encoding potassium/sodium hyperpolarization-activated cyclic nucleotide-gated channel 4-like: protein MYHIRRYADHTCRLPPKGSESCLAKQSPLSGYLERLQRISRKFILLDKQHPLVKYYCRSGAAVIQERKRHVFNFPWFVIHPLSKFSFYVDIISAIFWSFCFIADPFLAAFWSGIDRFVVLDVITSLVNAALLLLCFTRYIIGFFVVKTKEIVLNPKSIAYSYLTKYFFVDFVGSFTFRPFLIIFNPECDEIYYNLMYVIRLVKLARVYSCYKRSKLISLYFNVSERVHIVSFLALLTLLLLHWLTCFLFIYSKIAYYLMGYIMESILNHFKISDNYSLTPWYQRYVRGVHLISTQLCGSRGNVDESYQASEQLYLSFITIFGQIYYIVCFVLIYLTFKSRASTDTCYEEFLLGVHEFMKSKKLPPQLKQRVCVYYENRFQRKYFREASLISLLSEHLQHEVWLHSCQRLIDQVQFFKVLPKTVVGIILAHLKQEVYLPHDVILKADAPYVNMYFISWGTVAVYTKEQSEVDHLVDGMHFGMPPINRLRLSSANYTYVAVEVTECFRWDKEGYNKCFMIYNEIADILDKIHLKIIADFQEKEDAQKKLRTHNILSDLQQGKIIETGKKRSKYFPEK from the coding sequence atgtacCACATTAGACGTTATGCCGATCATACATGTAGACTTCCACCAAAAGGATCAGAAAGTTGCCTTGCCAAACAATCTCCATTAAGTGGTTACCTAGAACGGCTTCAAAGAATATctagaaaatttattcttcTTGACAAACAACACCCGCTGGTGAAATATTATTGTAGAAGTGGAGCCGCCGTTATCCAAGAAAGAAAACGCcacgtttttaatttcccatGGTTCGTAATTCACCCGTtaagcaaatttagtttttacgTCGACATTATTTCGGCTATCTTTTGGAGTTTCTGTTTCATAGCGGACCCATTTTTAGCAGCATTTTGGAGTGGTATAGATAGATTTGTGGTTTTAGACGTGATTACGTCCTTGGTAAATGCggctttattattattgtgtttCACGCGATATATCATCGGATTTTTCGTCGTAAAAACGAAAGAGATCGTCTTGAATCCGAAGTCGATAGCCTACAGTTATTTGACGAAATATTTTTTCGTCGATTTTGTCGGATCGTTCACTTTTAGACCATTCTTAATAATCTTCAATCCGGAATGTGATGAGATCTATTACAATTTGATGTACGTGATACGACTCGTTAAATTGGCGAGGGTGTATTCGTGTTATAAAAGaagtaaattaataagtttGTATTTTAATGTTAGCGAACGAGTACATATCGTTTCGTTTTTGGCGTTATTAACACTGCTTTTGTTGCATTGGTTGAcgtgttttttgtttatttattcgAAGATTGCGTATTATTTGATGGGGTATATTATggaatcgattttaaatcattttaaaatttcggaTAATTATTCGTTAACACCTTGGTATCAGCGATATGTTCGGGGGGTGCATTTAATAAGTACTCAACTTTGCGGGTCAAGAGGAAATGTGGACGAAAGTTATCAGGCAAGTGAGCAACTTTATTTAtcgtttattacgatttttggGCAAATTTATTACATAGTTTGTTTcgtattgatttatttaacttttaaatcgAGAGCAAGTACCGATACTTGTTACGAAGAATTTTTGCTGGGAGTTCATGAATTTatgaaatcgaaaaaattacCTCCGCAATTAAAACAACGAGTTTGCGTCTATTACGAAAATCGATTCCAACGGAAATACTTTCGGGAGGCGAGTTTGATTTCGTTACTTTCCGAACATTTACAACACGAAGTTTGGTTACATTCCTGTCAAAGGTTAATCGACCAAGTTcaattttttaaggttttgCCTAAAACCGTGGTTGGAATTATTTTGGCTCACCTCAAGCAAGAAGTTTATTTGCCGCACGATGTTATTTTGAAAGCCGACGCTCCTTATGTTAACATGTATTTCATTTCTTGGGGCACCGTTGCTGTTTACACGAAAGAACAAAGCGAGGTTGATCATTTGGTGGATGGAATGCATTTTGGTATGCCCCCAATAAATAGATTGCGATTGAGCTCAGCAAATTACACATACGTAGCCGTTGAAGTAACCGAATGCTTCCGATGGGACAAAGAAGGATACAATAAATGCTTTATGATTTATAACGAAATCGCAGATATTTTGGATAAGATACACCTTAAAATTATCGCCGATTTCCAAGAGAAAGAAGATGCTCAAAAGAAACTCCGCACGCATAACATTCTTTCCGATTTACAACAAGGTAAAATCATTGAGACTGGGAAAAAAAGATCGAAATACTTTCCagaaaaatag